A region from the Tachyglossus aculeatus isolate mTacAcu1 chromosome X2, mTacAcu1.pri, whole genome shotgun sequence genome encodes:
- the DELE1 gene encoding death ligand signal enhancer isoform X1, which yields MWRLPGLLGRAFRCLPEPGLREATTRLPSQDEPASVSSPRPGPARRELRRPPDRGWTCRWLSSCHLPPTAWDALSWGALAVLALQLARQVQFRARSPESEGTESDGQRAHLSCARPPARRLLQDFALRRNVLPEARVLRPSPTSAQGSGAEPPLDPPESGHSRTAEPQGPRGEDPGVGSFLDVDPGSGLEAGVDQGRVPDSGQERAGPEGSLEEAAMSLQKLFQLSIALVLNVLGTESMRQGRCGSAFSCFRQAAARGYAKAQYNAGLCLELGRGTGRDLSQALLYYQRAANRGHLLAQYRYARCLLQEPAAAAETGLQEAASTLERLAEAGLTEAQAFLGVWLILGPDRNERRAVHFFRLAAANGDPQSQYHLGVCHERGLGVQQDVGAAVRCYQQAAAQGSQQARERLSLLLPAPGTGTASVGRRCFSSPSLRLLDPRPASGPFLPAQLPHSWSTGSLGLPCGAGDSAGAGTLAFGHQVHEGLLVRLGFG from the exons ATGTGGCGCCTTCCAGGGCTGCTGGGTCGAG CCTTCCGCTGTCTCCCCGAGCCGGGCCTTAGAGAAGCGACCACCCGGCTGCCCAGCCAAGATGAGCCCGCTTCTGTTTCCAGCCCAAGGCCCGGCCCAGCACG GCGGGAGCTGCGCCGGCCCCCAGATCGGGGCTGGACGTGCCGGTGGTTGTCCAGTTGTCACCTGCCGCCTACGGCGTGGGATGCTCTTTCTTGG GGAGCCCTGGCTGTGCTGGCGCTGCAGCTGGCCAGGCAGGTCCAGTTCCGGGCCCGGTCGCCCGAGTCCGAGGGCACTGAGTCGGATGGCCAGAGGGCCCATCTGTCCTGTgcccgccccccagcccgccGGCTGCTGCAGGATTTTG CGCTGAGGAGAAATGTGCTGCCCGAGGCCCGGGTCCTGCGCCCGTCCCCAACCAGTGCCCAGGGCTCCGGGGCGGAGCCACCCCTGGACCCTCCGGAAAGCGGCCACTCTCGGACTGCAGAGCCTCAAGGGCCACGGGGAGAAG ATCCCGGCGTTGGCTCCTTCCTGGACGTTGACCCCGGCTCAGGTCTTGAGGctggggtggaccagggccgggtaccAGATTCAGGGCAG gagagggcagggcccgAGGGCTCCCTGGAAGAAGCTGCCATGTCTCTACAGAAGCTGTTCCAGCTCAGCATTGCCTTGGTGCTCAACGTCTTGG GGACGGAGAGCATGAGGCAGGGCCGCTGCGGGTCCGCCTTCTCCTGCTTCCGCCAGGCCGCGGCCCGCGGATACGCCAAGGCGCAGTACAACGCCGGGCTGTGCTTGGAGCTCGGGCGGGGCACCGGCCGGGATCTGTCGCAG GCCCTCCTATACTACCAGCGCGCTGCCAACCGGGGGCACCTCCTGGCCCAGTACCGCTATGCCCGCTGCCTGCTGCAGGAACCGGCCGCGGCCGCAGAGACCGGGCTCCAAGAGGCAGCGTCCACGCTGGAACGCCTGGCTGAAGCAGGCCTGACGGAG GCCCAAGCTTTCTTAGGGGTGTGGCTGATCCTGGGGCCGGACCGCAATGAGCGGAGAGCCGTCCACTTCTTCCGCCTGGCAGCTGCCAATGGG GACCCCCAGAGCCAGTACCACCTGGGTGTGTGTCACGAGCGGGGCCTTGGGGTCCAGCAGGACGTGGGTGCGGCAGTGCGCTGTTACCAGCAGGCAGCCGCTCAGGGCAGCCAACAGGCCCGAgagagactgagcctcctccttccggCCCCCGGAACCG gcACGGCCTCCGTGGGACGGAGATGCttttccagcccctccctccgcctgctGGACCCCAGGCCTGCCtccggccccttccttcctgcccaGCTTCCCCATTCCTGGAGCACCGGTAGCCTGGGGCTCCCCTGCGGGGCCGGGGACTCGGCCGGAGCGGGGACCCTGGCATTTGGCCATCAGGTCCACGAGGGGCTCTTGGTGCGCCTGGGGTTTGGGTAG
- the PCDH12 gene encoding protocadherin-12, protein MALALRFLSQLAGLCLALALAREDQELTALPVRFDVVEEVASGTEIGQLSGGPGAEREAGVGGFRVLQASQAIPVRVEPATGHVRTEGRLDREALCPGRDPCLLTLDVLAPAGRALFHVEVLVRDVNDHAPRFPKAEQLLEISESAAPGTRVPLDRALDPDAGPNALQAYSLSPSRHFALEVVRGPDGARHAELVVVRPLDRESQAAFQLVLSASDAGVPPRSGSTLVHVCVLDSNDNSPTFAETALAVAIREDAPPGTLLLNLTATDPDQGPNGEVEFALGPHVPTEVRATFHVDAGTGQVRLRRPLDFERRAAYELDVQARDRGPSPIPAHCKVLVNVLDVNDNAPAIRVTWASRPPGVAEGLPPGRLVALVMTSDADSGVNGEVRCSLRQGLGPFQLRPTPGRGYLLVTAATLDREARDEYSLTVLAQDGGEGPRSVLEQLTVPVLDMNDNPPAFERAAYGVALRENNEPPTLLLTVRARDADLGPNSRITFHLRDPPAAGLVAVDPVTGAVSALQQLDREHAASFEFLVVAEDGGRPPLSASATVSVSVLDANDNAPVVLLPETRDGLAHLSVLVNSSTGRVLTPAGEEGPTGAGPAPLLTIVAHDADAGPNGEIRFSLLESGREDLFVLDAQSGQLYLNTSDAGALLGSERELTVAVADRGSPPLETRLRLRVSFASSADAQRRPARGAAVPLSPPALTAVCLAALLGSSGLALALAASVCRRDRKRVAGAYNCRVAETTCSPRPRHRQRLIQKADILLVPGARASPVARPEGERPAQPGPGPPEAPFPLTPTLYRTLRNQRDLMAVPNGGEVAPDPLGLLFSPPRQKSGSRENLSPPGLPPAPGGPPLSGLTSPASCPTLRRQRNTDTRIQPAPGPQHILRSLVRLSVAALAERSPTEELTVDSLQVQQISQLLSLLHEGQFQPRPNHRGNKYQARAGGDRTPGAEADGLGPKDGAAPAQTGEGEGSESTLGLSVKQMFEEELESLLDPQTGLALDGRTSVDPAWVARLSLSLAADYHDNLFSAPDAGPEDQPRTFRTFGKAAGPGAGPEASRTASASAFLSEMSFLFEALLARDQGGVTEADADEARSRVLQRLSDCGKTLGLDFPGGAGV, encoded by the exons ATGGCACTGGCCCTCCGATTCCTGTCCCAGCTGGCCGGCctgtgcctggccctggccctcgccAGGGAGGACCAGGAACTGACCGCGCTGCCTGTGCGGTTCGACGTGGTGGAGGAAGTGGCGTCGGGCACGGAGATCGGGCAGCTGTCTGGGGGTCCGGGCGCCGAGCGCGAGGCCGGCGTGGGGGGCTTCCGGGTACTTCAGGCCTCGCAAGCCATCCCGGTGCGGGTGGAGCCTGCCACCGGCCACGTCCGCACAGAGGGCCGCCTGGACCGCGAAGCGCTGTGCCCGGGCCGTGACCCCTGTCTGCTGACCTTGGACGTCCTGGCCCCGGCCGGGCGcgccctgttccacgtggaggtGCTGGTCCGCGACGTGAACGACCACGCGCCCCGCTTCCCCAAGGCCGAGCAGCTGCTGGAGATCTCAGAGAGTGCCGCCCCGGGCACCCGCGTCCCACTGGACCGGGCGCTGGACCCCGATGCCGGCCCCAACGCCCTGCAGGCCTACAGCCTGTCGCCCAGCCGCCACTTCGCACTGGAGGTGGTCCGTGGGCCCGACGGGGCGCGCCACGCCGAGCTGGTGGTCGTCCGGCCACTGGACCGGGAGTCACAGGCGGCTTTCCAGCTGGTGCTGAGCGCCTCGGACGCTGGGGTCCCACCCCGCTCCGGGAGCACGCTGGTCCACGTCTGCGTCCTCGACTCCAATGACAACAGCCCCACCTTCGCCGAGACTGCACTGGCTGTGGCCATCCGTGAGGATGCCCCGCCCGGCACCCTACTGCTGAACCTGACGGCCACAGACCCGGACCAGGGCCCCAACGGGGAGGTGGAGTTCGCCCTGGGCCCGCACGTGCCCACCGAGGTCCGGGCCACCTTCCACGTGGATGCGGGCACAGGCCAGGTCCGGCTGCGCAGGCCTCTGGACTTCGAGCGACGGGCTGCCTATGAGCTGGACGTCCAGGCCCGGGACAGGGGGCCCAGCCCCATCCCCGCCCACTGCAAGGTCCTGGTCAACGTCCTGGATGTCAACGACAATGCCCCAGCCATCCGGGTCACCTGGGCCTCTCGGCCCCCCGGGGTGGCCGAGGGGCTGCCCCCGGGCCGCCTTGTGGCCCTGGTGATGACCAGCGATGCGGACTCGGGGGTCAATGGGGAGGTCCGCTGCTCCCTTCGCCAGGGGCTTGGCCCCTTCCAGCTCCGGCCGACACCCGGCCGTGGCTACCTGCTTGTGACGGCCGCCACGCTGGACCGGGAGGCCCGGGATGAGTACAGCCTGACTGTGCTGGCTCAGGACGGTGGCGAGGGCCCACGCTCTGTGCTGGAGCAGCTGACAGTGCCCGTGCTGGACATGAACGACAACCCTCCGGCCTTCGAGAGGGCAGCCTATGGCGTGGCCCTGCGGGAGAACAACGAGCCCCCGACCCTCCTGCTCACCGTCCGGGCCCGCGATGCCGACCTGGGCCCCAACAGCCGGATCACCTTCCACCTCCGGGACCCTCCCGCCGCCGGGCTGGTGGCCGTGGACCCGGTCACGGGAGCTGTCTCGGCCCTGCAACAACTGGACCGCGAGCACGCCGCCAGCTTCGAGTTCCTCGTGGTGGCCGAGGATGGAGGCCGGCCACCACTCTCGGCCAGCGCCACTGTAAGCGTGAGTGTGCTGGACGCCAATGACAATGCCCCCGTGGTGCTCCTGCCGGAGACCCGGGATGGGCTCGCCCACCTCTCTGTCCTCGTCAACTCCTCCACGGGCCGAGTGCTAACCCCcgctggggaggaggggcccaCGGGTGCCGGCCCTGCGCCGCTGCTGACCATCGTGGCCCACGACGCCGACGCCGGCCCCAACGGGGAGATCCGGTTCTCTCTACTGGAGTCCGGCAGAGAGGACCTGTTTGTCCTGGATGCCCAGTCCGGGCAGCTCTACCTGAATACCAGTGATGCAGGGGCCCTGCTGGGCAGCGAGCGGGAGCTGACTGTGGCCGTGGCTGACCGGGGGTCACCCCCGCTGGAGACCCGGCTGCGGCTTCGGGTCTCATTCGCCAGCAGCGCCGATGCCCAAAGGCGGCCGGCCAGGGGGGCGGCCGTCCCCCTGAGCCCCCCGGCCCTGACAGCCGTCTGCTTGGCGGCCCTGCTGGGGTCCTCGGGGCTGGCCCTGGCGCTGGCCGCATCCGTCTGCAGGCGTGACCGCAAGCGGGTGGCCGGCGCCTACAACTGCCGTGTGGCCGAGACCACTTGCAGCCCCCGGCCCCGACACCGGCAGAGGCTAATCCAGAAGGCCGACATCCTCCTGGTGCCCGGGGCCCGGGCCAGTCCCGTCGCAAGGCCGGAGGGCGAGCGGCCGGCCCAGCCTGGGCCCGGACCCCCGGaagccccattccctctcaccccgACCCTGTACCGGACCCTGAGGAACCAGAGGGACCTGATGGCCGTCCCCAATGGTGGAGAGGTGGCCCCGGACCCCCtaggcctcctcttctcccctccacgGCAGAAGAGCGGATCCAGGGAGAACCTGAGCCCCCCGGGCCTGCCGCCTGCTCCCGGTGGCCCCCCGCTCTCAGGGCTGACCAGCCCGGCCTCCTGTCCCAccctgaggaggcagaggaacacgGACACCCGGATCCAGCCGGCCCCGGGGCCGCAACACATCCTCCGCAGTTTGGTCCGCCTGTCGGTCGCCGCGCTCGCCGAGCGGAGCCCCACTGAGGAACTCACGGTGGACTCCCTCCAGGTGCAG CAAATCTCGCAGCTGCTGTCCTTGCTCCACGAAGGGCAGTTCCAGCCTCGCCCCAACCACCGTGGGAACAAGTACCAAGCCCGAGCTGGGGGGGACAG GACCCCAGGAGCGGAGGCTGATGGGCTGGGCCCCAAGGACGGGGCAGCCCCGGCCCAGACTGGCGAGGGTGAGGGGTCGGAGAGCACCCTGGGGCTCTCTGTGAAGCAGATGTTCGAGGAAGAACTGGAGAGCCTGCTGGACCCCCAGACCG GTCTGGCGCTGGACGGGCGGACCTCCGTGGACCCGGCCTGGGTGGCCCGGCTGTCGCTGTCCCTCGCCGCCGACTACCACGACAACTTGTTCTCCGCACCGGACGCAGGCCCCGAGGACCAGCCCCGCACCTTCCGGACATTCGGCAAGGCGGCCGGGCCGGGCGCGGGTCCCGAGGCCTCGCGGACGGCCAGCGCCAGCGCCTTCCTCTCGGAGATGAGCTTCCTGTTCGAGGCGCTGCTGGCCCGGGACCAAGGTGGGGTCACCGAGGCTGATGCCGACGAAGCGCGCTCCCGGGTGCTGCAGCGGCTCTCCGACTGTGGAAAGACTCTGGGGCTGGACTTCCCCGGAGGGGCCGGGGTTTGA
- the DELE1 gene encoding death ligand signal enhancer isoform X2 → MDTAFRCLPEPGLREATTRLPSQDEPASVSSPRPGPARRELRRPPDRGWTCRWLSSCHLPPTAWDALSWGALAVLALQLARQVQFRARSPESEGTESDGQRAHLSCARPPARRLLQDFALRRNVLPEARVLRPSPTSAQGSGAEPPLDPPESGHSRTAEPQGPRGEDPGVGSFLDVDPGSGLEAGVDQGRVPDSGQERAGPEGSLEEAAMSLQKLFQLSIALVLNVLGTESMRQGRCGSAFSCFRQAAARGYAKAQYNAGLCLELGRGTGRDLSQALLYYQRAANRGHLLAQYRYARCLLQEPAAAAETGLQEAASTLERLAEAGLTEAQAFLGVWLILGPDRNERRAVHFFRLAAANGDPQSQYHLGVCHERGLGVQQDVGAAVRCYQQAAAQGSQQARERLSLLLPAPGTGTASVGRRCFSSPSLRLLDPRPASGPFLPAQLPHSWSTGSLGLPCGAGDSAGAGTLAFGHQVHEGLLVRLGFG, encoded by the exons CCTTCCGCTGTCTCCCCGAGCCGGGCCTTAGAGAAGCGACCACCCGGCTGCCCAGCCAAGATGAGCCCGCTTCTGTTTCCAGCCCAAGGCCCGGCCCAGCACG GCGGGAGCTGCGCCGGCCCCCAGATCGGGGCTGGACGTGCCGGTGGTTGTCCAGTTGTCACCTGCCGCCTACGGCGTGGGATGCTCTTTCTTGG GGAGCCCTGGCTGTGCTGGCGCTGCAGCTGGCCAGGCAGGTCCAGTTCCGGGCCCGGTCGCCCGAGTCCGAGGGCACTGAGTCGGATGGCCAGAGGGCCCATCTGTCCTGTgcccgccccccagcccgccGGCTGCTGCAGGATTTTG CGCTGAGGAGAAATGTGCTGCCCGAGGCCCGGGTCCTGCGCCCGTCCCCAACCAGTGCCCAGGGCTCCGGGGCGGAGCCACCCCTGGACCCTCCGGAAAGCGGCCACTCTCGGACTGCAGAGCCTCAAGGGCCACGGGGAGAAG ATCCCGGCGTTGGCTCCTTCCTGGACGTTGACCCCGGCTCAGGTCTTGAGGctggggtggaccagggccgggtaccAGATTCAGGGCAG gagagggcagggcccgAGGGCTCCCTGGAAGAAGCTGCCATGTCTCTACAGAAGCTGTTCCAGCTCAGCATTGCCTTGGTGCTCAACGTCTTGG GGACGGAGAGCATGAGGCAGGGCCGCTGCGGGTCCGCCTTCTCCTGCTTCCGCCAGGCCGCGGCCCGCGGATACGCCAAGGCGCAGTACAACGCCGGGCTGTGCTTGGAGCTCGGGCGGGGCACCGGCCGGGATCTGTCGCAG GCCCTCCTATACTACCAGCGCGCTGCCAACCGGGGGCACCTCCTGGCCCAGTACCGCTATGCCCGCTGCCTGCTGCAGGAACCGGCCGCGGCCGCAGAGACCGGGCTCCAAGAGGCAGCGTCCACGCTGGAACGCCTGGCTGAAGCAGGCCTGACGGAG GCCCAAGCTTTCTTAGGGGTGTGGCTGATCCTGGGGCCGGACCGCAATGAGCGGAGAGCCGTCCACTTCTTCCGCCTGGCAGCTGCCAATGGG GACCCCCAGAGCCAGTACCACCTGGGTGTGTGTCACGAGCGGGGCCTTGGGGTCCAGCAGGACGTGGGTGCGGCAGTGCGCTGTTACCAGCAGGCAGCCGCTCAGGGCAGCCAACAGGCCCGAgagagactgagcctcctccttccggCCCCCGGAACCG gcACGGCCTCCGTGGGACGGAGATGCttttccagcccctccctccgcctgctGGACCCCAGGCCTGCCtccggccccttccttcctgcccaGCTTCCCCATTCCTGGAGCACCGGTAGCCTGGGGCTCCCCTGCGGGGCCGGGGACTCGGCCGGAGCGGGGACCCTGGCATTTGGCCATCAGGTCCACGAGGGGCTCTTGGTGCGCCTGGGGTTTGGGTAG